From the genome of Thermoflexus hugenholtzii, one region includes:
- a CDS encoding response regulator, which yields MSKGRILIVEDDPDIANLLKTYFTSLDYEVQTAARGQEALERTRQQLPHLILLDIVLPDIDGYEVCRRLRTHLRTRHIPILFLTQRDERSDRIAGLELGADDYITKPFDIEELRLRVQNALRRAERESLTSPVTGLPSGRLIEDQLRELLRRSDWGMLYVGINGLEAFKEVYGFVAADEVLRWTAMLIGEVVDELGTPEDFIGHVGGDDFVVITRADRAEAIAQALRQRFAEGVGTHYAFPDRERGYLVLTDSEGNERRVPLMSLAIGIVRAGDSVFHDIRELTEIAAEARRREMLLPG from the coding sequence ATGAGCAAAGGGCGGATTCTGATCGTGGAAGATGATCCCGACATCGCCAACCTGCTGAAGACCTACTTCACCTCCCTGGACTACGAGGTCCAGACGGCTGCGCGGGGCCAGGAGGCGCTGGAGAGAACGCGGCAACAGCTCCCCCACTTGATCCTCCTGGACATCGTCCTCCCGGACATCGACGGCTACGAGGTGTGCCGCCGCCTGCGCACTCACCTGCGCACCCGTCACATCCCCATCCTGTTCCTCACCCAGCGGGACGAGCGCAGCGACCGCATCGCCGGGCTGGAGCTGGGCGCCGACGATTACATCACCAAGCCCTTCGACATCGAGGAGCTGCGCCTGCGGGTCCAGAACGCCCTCCGACGGGCGGAGCGGGAGAGCCTCACCAGCCCCGTCACCGGCCTTCCCAGCGGGCGCCTGATCGAGGACCAGCTGCGGGAGCTCCTGCGCCGCTCGGACTGGGGGATGCTCTACGTCGGGATCAACGGCCTGGAGGCCTTCAAGGAAGTTTACGGATTCGTGGCCGCCGACGAGGTGCTGCGCTGGACGGCGATGCTCATCGGGGAGGTGGTGGATGAGCTGGGGACCCCGGAGGATTTCATCGGCCACGTCGGCGGGGACGACTTCGTAGTGATCACCCGGGCGGACCGGGCGGAGGCCATCGCCCAGGCCCTGCGCCAGCGCTTCGCGGAAGGCGTCGGCACCCACTATGCCTTCCCGGATCGCGAACGGGGCTACCTGGTGCTCACGGACTCCGAGGGGAACGAACGGCGTGTGCCTCTGATGTCTCTAGCCATCGGCATCGTGCGGGCCGGCGACTCGGTCTTCCACGACATCCGGGAGCTGACGGAGATCGCCGCAGAGGCCCGGCGCCGGGAGATGCTCCTGCCCGGCTAA
- a CDS encoding GAF domain-containing protein translates to MGWARLRRFLGGRSPRPAAAAAEASFLDRWAEPVLWVEAGSGRVFLNAAARARLGDPPPASRQDLEARLQPLGVLERWLRGSSEPALVNGQRVHARVLPLSLDGHPGHFIVLQIAPEAPVPSPLIPQSRELALVTGIARLLGASLDLESTLDAILFAIRQVIPYDLAEIHLWEPGERRLRTRARDGDPQVVAQLAQGSDLHRPEEGLTGWLFAHRRPLRIEDLQRFTEARPRAPLAALPFRAFLGIPLQAGEELVGTLELCAYRPGAFTEDHLRLLEAIGAQAAIAIHNVRLYEATRQYAEGLETLFRIAAMSAISRSLEEFLRPAVAELARWFRVERVVVLLYDPKRQELAPHPAGVHGPWSPEDLRFRLPVGDPVFAESVFRSGRPFRSNRAPEDRRVIPPYRELIARFGVQSVLSIPLMAREQPIGEVHLINRLESRFTREDERLGMAMGVILGTTLHNLQLIERAQRRAARMRTLMEIGQRIAATLDLDTLFETIREELGRILDARNFYAALYDPENDEVSFVFYVHRGERLTERPKRRGGRGLTEYVLRTGRPLLLRGDVMEQARALGIEPVGSPARLWMGVPMRRGDRVIGMIAVEHEEEDAFDEEDLELLQAIAHHAAIAVENARLYGEVRERLEARIQQLLALNRIGQELNANLDLDHILNLVLGSAMQVTGADYGMILLHDPQHDLLRPRLLRHLTLEHLQARGLDRQRPGEGLIGQAFQTGRVLLVRDVRQDPHYLPGTPDTLSEVAVPIWYGTLVVGVLDLQSRQVDGFREEQIAFLEALAAQAAVAIGNALRLQEEAQRSERYRQRIELMRGMLEVSQALRAEHPLENALDAIAHTIRESLGFERVLISLIEGEPPVLRRVAQAGLPLPVFERMRRITQPWRNMQQLLREEFRLGTCYYIPYERQPENLTDLLDTWTATPTREPRPDPTRWHPEDLLIVPIYGTGGHLLGIISVDEPRDGRAPTREIAEMLELLASQTGIIIENARLYESLTARIEELTRLNEASRLIAARLEPGTLLEAIAQAAATLSRAAWAAVLVPGPTGSPQIQARFPSEAAPTGPSPEDLLDPAWVDQAWRSGRALYLRDLTEILETEGEGIRSLLLLPMRTAGRTDGLIAVAHPDRGAFDEAEQILLQTLAEQAAVALENARLYEQTRRFSEELEQLVRERTEALEKALTDLSARHRQLELLYQATLALTASLELEATLRQALSLLTEEGETAAVILLDPESGRLQVRAGVGPGSAHLLGASWSLREDPGLVRDAIRQRRTQCPEAVSPERLPPAWQNLRLQSAVAIPLVLGFDVLGVMVLTHPQPGRFRMERIQLLETVGAQMAQAIHNAALYHLITQQAEQLGNTLRAAQEEASKRQAILESIAEGVMVADARGEVIMMNAAAERILGLRREEVLGRPIRHFTGLYGPAWQEWMASLRRWLSAPHGQPPTLFMRHELEPEGRFITVHAAPVMMGTEFLGIVSVFRDITAEVEADRAKAEFISTVSHELRTPMTSIKGYVDLLLMGSAGPLSEMQRRFLQIVRANADRLKMLVDDLLDISRIESGRLQLDLRPVPLEAAVEAVILSLKARLDEKRQQLEVDLPDALPPVMADKDRLIQILMNLVSNAHKYTPEGGWIRIRARPQGEMVRVEVQDTGIGIPPEALPRIFERFYRVDDPRVQETPGTGLGLSIVKALVELHGGQIGVESEVGKGSTFYFTLPIARPAVSLPEPEPGARPAPQAQTDGTAPILIVEDDRHIADLLVQHLERAGYRTLVAHRGEDALRLAREERPQLITLDIYLPDVDGFTVLERLKADPATAEIPVIIVSVLADRQRGVRLGAVDVLGKPVDADRLLEVVAQYARRHARIVIVDDDAGTRALLQDTLRGHGFEVIAFGNAQEALAWIEDHHPDLVLLDLKPAGLSGLDALARLKANPKTADIPVVIMTASATDPMGKRRQALAMGAADFFLKPFPLEEFVAAIRRLLAAQPESE, encoded by the coding sequence ATGGGGTGGGCGCGTTTGCGGAGATTCCTGGGAGGAAGATCCCCTCGCCCCGCGGCGGCCGCCGCGGAGGCCTCTTTCCTGGATCGCTGGGCGGAGCCGGTCCTGTGGGTGGAGGCCGGCAGCGGTCGGGTGTTCCTGAACGCCGCCGCCCGGGCGCGCCTGGGAGATCCTCCGCCGGCCTCCCGACAGGATCTGGAAGCCCGCCTCCAGCCCCTCGGAGTCCTGGAACGCTGGCTGCGGGGCTCGTCGGAACCCGCCCTCGTGAACGGGCAGCGCGTGCATGCCCGCGTCCTCCCCCTCTCCCTGGACGGACATCCCGGTCACTTCATCGTTCTGCAGATCGCCCCGGAGGCTCCCGTCCCCTCCCCGCTCATCCCTCAATCCCGTGAGCTGGCCCTGGTGACGGGGATCGCCCGTCTGCTCGGCGCTTCCCTGGATCTGGAATCCACCCTGGACGCGATCCTGTTCGCGATCCGGCAGGTGATCCCCTACGACCTGGCGGAGATCCATCTGTGGGAGCCTGGAGAGCGGCGCCTGCGCACCCGAGCCCGGGATGGGGATCCCCAGGTCGTGGCCCAGCTGGCCCAGGGCAGCGACCTCCATCGCCCGGAGGAGGGCCTCACCGGTTGGCTGTTCGCCCACCGACGCCCCCTGCGGATCGAGGATCTCCAGCGCTTCACCGAAGCCCGTCCCCGCGCGCCGCTGGCTGCCCTTCCCTTCCGGGCTTTCCTGGGGATCCCCCTGCAGGCGGGTGAGGAGCTGGTAGGGACCCTGGAGCTGTGCGCCTATCGGCCGGGCGCTTTCACCGAGGACCATCTGCGCTTGCTGGAGGCCATCGGCGCCCAGGCCGCCATCGCCATCCACAACGTCCGCCTCTACGAAGCGACCCGCCAGTATGCGGAAGGGCTGGAGACCCTGTTCCGCATCGCCGCCATGAGCGCCATCTCCCGCTCCCTGGAGGAGTTCCTCCGCCCGGCCGTCGCAGAGCTGGCCCGCTGGTTCCGGGTCGAGCGGGTGGTGGTGCTGCTCTACGATCCGAAACGCCAGGAGCTGGCTCCCCATCCCGCGGGGGTCCACGGGCCGTGGTCGCCGGAGGACCTGCGTTTCCGGCTGCCGGTGGGCGATCCTGTGTTCGCGGAGAGCGTGTTCCGCAGCGGGCGGCCCTTCCGCTCCAACCGGGCGCCGGAGGACCGTCGGGTGATCCCGCCTTACCGGGAGCTCATCGCCCGGTTCGGGGTCCAATCGGTCCTCTCCATCCCCCTCATGGCCCGGGAGCAGCCCATCGGCGAGGTCCATCTGATCAACCGCCTGGAAAGCCGCTTCACGCGGGAGGACGAACGGCTGGGGATGGCCATGGGGGTGATCCTGGGGACCACCCTGCATAACCTCCAGCTGATCGAGCGGGCCCAGCGCCGCGCCGCCCGCATGCGGACGCTGATGGAGATCGGGCAGCGCATCGCCGCGACCCTGGATCTGGACACGTTGTTTGAGACGATCCGGGAGGAGCTCGGGCGGATCCTGGACGCGCGGAATTTCTACGCCGCCCTCTACGACCCGGAGAACGATGAGGTCTCCTTCGTGTTCTACGTGCATCGGGGGGAACGGCTCACCGAGCGGCCGAAGCGACGCGGCGGCCGCGGCCTGACCGAGTATGTGCTCCGAACCGGCCGGCCCTTGCTGCTGCGGGGAGATGTGATGGAGCAGGCCCGCGCCCTGGGCATCGAGCCCGTTGGGTCCCCTGCCCGGCTCTGGATGGGCGTGCCCATGCGGCGGGGCGACCGCGTCATCGGCATGATCGCGGTGGAGCACGAGGAAGAGGATGCCTTTGACGAAGAGGACCTGGAGCTGCTGCAGGCCATCGCTCACCATGCGGCCATCGCAGTGGAGAACGCCCGGCTTTATGGAGAAGTGCGGGAACGGCTGGAAGCCCGTATCCAGCAGCTGCTGGCCCTCAACCGCATCGGGCAGGAGCTGAACGCGAACCTGGATCTGGATCACATCCTCAACCTCGTGCTGGGCTCCGCCATGCAGGTCACCGGGGCGGATTACGGGATGATCCTGCTGCATGACCCGCAGCATGATCTCCTGCGCCCGCGCCTCCTGCGCCACCTCACCCTGGAGCATCTGCAGGCCCGAGGCCTCGACCGCCAGCGGCCCGGCGAGGGGTTGATCGGCCAGGCCTTCCAGACCGGCCGGGTCCTGCTGGTGCGGGATGTCCGACAGGATCCCCACTACCTCCCGGGGACACCGGACACCCTGTCCGAGGTCGCCGTCCCCATCTGGTATGGCACCCTGGTGGTGGGCGTCCTGGATCTCCAGAGCCGCCAGGTGGACGGCTTCCGGGAGGAGCAGATCGCCTTCCTGGAAGCCCTGGCCGCCCAGGCCGCGGTGGCCATCGGCAACGCGTTGCGCCTGCAGGAAGAAGCCCAGCGGAGCGAGCGCTACCGCCAGCGCATCGAATTGATGCGCGGGATGCTGGAGGTCAGCCAGGCCCTGCGCGCCGAGCACCCCCTGGAGAACGCCCTGGACGCCATCGCCCACACCATCCGGGAATCCCTGGGATTCGAGCGCGTCCTCATCAGCCTGATCGAAGGAGAGCCACCCGTTCTGCGTCGAGTGGCCCAGGCCGGGCTCCCCCTCCCCGTTTTCGAGCGGATGCGCCGGATCACCCAGCCCTGGCGCAACATGCAGCAGCTCTTGCGGGAGGAGTTCCGCCTGGGGACCTGTTACTACATCCCCTACGAGCGGCAACCCGAGAACCTCACCGACCTGCTGGACACCTGGACCGCTACGCCGACGCGGGAGCCACGGCCGGATCCCACCCGCTGGCACCCGGAGGACCTCCTCATCGTGCCGATTTACGGAACGGGTGGGCACCTCCTGGGGATCATCTCGGTGGACGAGCCCCGGGATGGGCGGGCGCCGACCCGCGAGATCGCAGAGATGCTGGAGCTGCTCGCCAGCCAGACCGGCATCATCATCGAGAACGCCCGTCTGTATGAGAGCCTGACGGCGCGGATCGAGGAGCTCACCCGTCTCAACGAAGCCAGCCGGCTGATCGCCGCGCGCCTGGAGCCGGGCACCCTTCTGGAGGCCATCGCCCAGGCCGCGGCGACGCTGAGCCGGGCGGCCTGGGCCGCCGTGCTGGTGCCCGGACCGACCGGATCCCCCCAGATCCAGGCCCGCTTTCCATCCGAGGCCGCGCCCACAGGCCCCTCTCCGGAGGACCTCCTGGACCCGGCGTGGGTCGATCAGGCGTGGCGCTCGGGGCGGGCCCTCTACCTGCGCGATCTGACGGAGATCCTGGAAACCGAAGGGGAGGGGATCCGCTCCCTGCTCCTCCTTCCGATGCGCACCGCCGGACGGACGGACGGGCTGATCGCCGTGGCCCACCCGGACCGAGGGGCCTTCGACGAGGCGGAGCAGATCCTGCTCCAGACCCTGGCGGAACAGGCGGCCGTGGCCCTCGAGAACGCCCGGCTCTACGAGCAAACCCGACGCTTCAGCGAGGAGCTGGAACAACTGGTCCGCGAGCGCACCGAGGCGCTGGAGAAAGCCCTAACGGACCTCTCCGCCCGCCATCGCCAGCTGGAGTTGCTCTATCAGGCTACCTTAGCCCTCACGGCCAGCCTGGAGCTGGAGGCGACGCTCCGACAGGCCCTTTCCCTGCTCACCGAGGAAGGGGAGACCGCCGCCGTGATCCTGCTGGATCCGGAGTCCGGCCGCCTGCAGGTGCGGGCCGGGGTCGGTCCGGGAAGCGCCCATCTGCTCGGGGCCTCGTGGTCCCTTCGGGAGGACCCCGGGCTGGTGCGGGACGCCATCCGCCAGCGGCGGACGCAATGCCCGGAGGCGGTCTCGCCGGAGCGCCTGCCTCCCGCCTGGCAGAACCTGCGCCTGCAGTCCGCCGTGGCCATTCCCCTCGTCCTGGGCTTCGATGTGCTGGGCGTCATGGTGCTGACCCATCCTCAGCCCGGCCGCTTCCGCATGGAGCGCATCCAGCTGCTGGAGACCGTGGGAGCTCAGATGGCGCAGGCCATCCACAACGCGGCCCTCTATCACCTGATCACCCAGCAGGCGGAACAGCTGGGCAACACCCTGCGGGCCGCTCAGGAGGAGGCCTCCAAGCGCCAGGCGATCCTGGAGTCCATCGCCGAGGGCGTGATGGTGGCCGACGCCCGGGGCGAGGTGATCATGATGAACGCGGCCGCCGAGCGCATCCTGGGCCTGCGCCGAGAGGAGGTCCTCGGCCGTCCCATCCGCCACTTCACCGGCCTCTACGGCCCGGCCTGGCAGGAATGGATGGCCTCCCTCCGGCGCTGGCTCTCCGCTCCCCATGGCCAGCCCCCCACCCTCTTCATGCGCCACGAGCTGGAGCCGGAGGGCCGCTTCATCACCGTCCACGCCGCCCCGGTGATGATGGGCACCGAGTTCCTGGGCATCGTATCGGTCTTCCGGGACATCACGGCTGAGGTGGAGGCCGACCGCGCCAAAGCCGAGTTCATCTCCACCGTCTCCCATGAGCTGCGCACTCCCATGACTTCCATCAAGGGCTACGTGGATCTGCTGCTGATGGGGTCCGCAGGCCCCCTCTCCGAGATGCAGCGGCGCTTCCTCCAGATCGTCCGCGCCAACGCCGATCGTCTGAAGATGCTGGTCGACGATCTGCTGGACATCTCCCGCATCGAGAGCGGGCGTCTCCAGCTGGACCTCCGGCCGGTCCCCCTGGAGGCCGCCGTGGAGGCCGTGATCCTCTCCCTCAAAGCTCGCCTGGATGAGAAGCGCCAGCAGCTGGAGGTCGACCTTCCGGACGCCCTCCCGCCCGTGATGGCCGACAAGGACCGCCTGATCCAGATCCTGATGAACCTGGTCAGCAACGCCCACAAATACACGCCGGAGGGAGGGTGGATCCGGATCCGCGCCCGGCCCCAGGGGGAGATGGTCCGGGTGGAGGTCCAGGACACCGGCATCGGGATCCCGCCGGAAGCCCTCCCCCGCATCTTCGAGCGCTTCTATCGGGTGGACGACCCCCGCGTCCAGGAGACGCCGGGGACCGGCCTGGGCCTCTCCATCGTGAAGGCGCTGGTGGAGCTGCACGGTGGGCAGATCGGCGTGGAGAGCGAGGTGGGCAAAGGCTCCACCTTCTACTTCACGTTGCCCATCGCCCGGCCGGCCGTGTCCCTGCCGGAGCCGGAGCCGGGCGCCCGACCTGCTCCCCAGGCCCAAACCGATGGAACCGCCCCCATCCTCATCGTGGAGGACGACCGGCACATCGCCGATCTGCTGGTGCAGCACCTGGAGCGGGCCGGCTACCGCACCCTGGTCGCCCACCGGGGCGAGGACGCCCTCCGCCTGGCCCGGGAGGAGCGCCCTCAGCTGATCACCCTGGACATCTACCTGCCGGACGTGGATGGCTTCACCGTGCTGGAGCGCCTGAAGGCGGATCCGGCCACTGCGGAGATCCCGGTGATCATCGTCTCCGTCCTGGCCGACCGCCAGCGGGGGGTTCGCCTGGGGGCCGTGGACGTGCTGGGCAAGCCGGTGGACGCGGACCGGCTGCTGGAGGTCGTCGCCCAGTATGCGCGGCGCCACGCCCGCATCGTCATCGTGGACGACGATGCGGGAACCCGGGCGTTGCTCCAGGACACCCTGCGAGGCCATGGGTTCGAGGTGATCGCCTTCGGGAACGCCCAGGAGGCCCTGGCCTGGATCGAGGATCATCACCCGGATCTCGTGCTGCTCGATCTCAAGCCTGCGGGGCTGAGCGGGCTGGACGCCCTGGCCCGCCTGAAGGCCAACCCGAAGACCGCGGACATCCCGGTGGTGATCATGACCGCCAGCGCCACGGATCCCATGGGCAAGCGCCGGCAGGCGCTGGCCATGGGGGCGGCGGATTTCTTCCTCAAACCCTTCCCGCTGGAGGAGTTCGTCGCCGCCATCCGGCGGCTGCTGGCGGCCCAGCCGGAAAGCGAATAA